CCGGAAAGACACGGGCCTGGTGGGCGGGCTGCATGTCGAGGAGGCCGACAAGCGCATTCCCGACCTGCTCGCGGAGCGCGGCATGCTGCTTTGCCGGGAGAGCTACCGGCACAGCTATCCGCACTGCTGGCGGCACCATCGGCCGCTCTTGTTTACGTCGACGCCGCAGTGGTTTGTGGGGCTTGACCGGGAGGGTCTGCGCGACCAGGCGGCCGGCGCCATCGGGACAGTGGACTGGTATCCGGGATGGGCCGAACAGCGCATCGCGGGAATGGTCGAGACCCGCCCGGACTGGTGCATCTCGCGCAGCCGCTCCTGGGGCGTCCCGCTGCCGCTGCTGGTGGATCGGGAAACCGGCGAGCCGCACCCGGACTCGGCGCGTCTGATGTACGAGATCGCCGAACGGATGGACGAGAAGGGCATCGAGGCGTGGTTCGCGCTGGACCCGGCCGAAATGCTTGGAGACGAGGCGGAGCGCTACCGCAAGGTGACCGACGTGATGGACGTCTGGATGGACTCCGGCCTCGTGCATCGCTGCGTGGGCGCCGAGCACCCGGAGATCGACAACCCCGCCGACCTCTACGTGGAAGGTTCCGATCAGCACCGCGGCTGGTTCCAGTCGTCCCTGCTGACCTCGGTGGCCATCGACGGCCGCGCGCCGTATCGCGCGGTTTTGACGCACGGTTTCGCGGTGGACGAGCAGGGGCGCAAGCAGTCGAAGTCGCTCGGCAACGTGGTGGATCCGCGCGATGTGGTCGACAAGCTGGGCGCGGACGTGCTCCGGCTGTGGGTCATGACCACCGACTACCGGCGCGAAATGAGCATTTCTCCGGACATCCTCACGCGCGCGTCCGACGCCTATCGCCGTATGCGCAACACGGCCCGGTTCCTGCTCGGCAACCTCAACGATTTCGATCCCGCCCGACATGCGGTGGCGCCGGAGAACGCCGTGGACCTGGACCTCTGGGCGCTGCGGCGGACCCGCGAACTCAATGAATCGGTGTGGAAGCACTACCGCAACTACGAGTTCCACCCGATATTCCAGCAGGTGCACAACTTCTGCGTCGTGGACATGGGCAATTTCTACCTGGACGTGATCAAGGACCGCCTCTACACGATGCCGGCGGACAGCCACGGCAGGCGCTCGGCGCAGACCACGCTGTGGCACATCGGCGAATGCCTGGCGCGCTGGCTGGCCCCGGTGCTCAGCTTCACCATCGAGGAGTTCTGGAAGGAATTTCCCGGCGACCGCCCCGAATCAGTGTTCATGTCCGAGCCGCACGAGCTGCCGGATCTGCCCGAATGCCGGGCGGACTGGGACACGTTGCGCGAGACGCGCACGCAGGTGCTGGGTGTAATGGAGGAAGCACGCAAGGCCGGCGAGGTGGGCTCGTCGCTGGAGGCGGAGCTTGTCGTGCCGGCCGATGACGCCACGCTGCCCGCATTGAGGGAACTGGGAGACGAGTTGCGCTTCGTATTTATTTCCGCGGCGGTGGAGCTTGAGACGGGCGAGGCGGGACAGGCGCCCTTGTGCCGGGCAAGCGAGCATCCGAAGTGTGAGCGCTGCTGGCACCGCCTGCCGGTGCGCCCGGAAGGTGAAGAACATGCGGGTTTGTGCGAACGTTGCGTCTTGAACGTCGAAGGCGAGGGCGAGGAGCGGGTCTGGGCATGAAAGCGCCTAGGTTCAGCGCATTACTTTGGGTGTCTGCCGGCGTGGCTGTCGCGGACCAGATCGTGAAGTGGATTGTCGCCGCGCGCCTCGACGAGTTGCAGCGCATCGTGGTGCTGCCGTTCTTCGACCTGGTGCGCTGGCACAACACCGGCGCCGCCTTCGGCCTGCTGTCCAGCGCGTCGGGCTGGCAGAACGCGATGTTCCTTGTGCTGGGACTGGTGCTGGTGGCATTCCTGGTATCGATGATGCGCGGCGCCTCGAAGGATGGAGACGCGCTGTGGGGGTTGGGGCTGGCGTTGATGACCGGCGGCGCGGTGGGCAATCTGATCGACCGCGTTGCGCGCGGCTATGTGCTGGACTTCATCTCGGTGCACTACGGCGGCTGGTACTTCCCGGCCTTCAACGTCGCCGATTCGGCCATCACCGTGGGCGTTTCCCTGGTGCTCCTGTACCTGATCCAACAAACCCGCACCACCTCAAATTAGGGCCAGCAGGCGTCCGTAGTGTCTTCACCGTCGGCGCTTTCGGATGCGCGCCGGCCAGTGGAATCAACGGACAGAACGCGGCACTGCTCGTCGCCGGCCTGGGGGCCTTCCAGGTCAGTGACTGCCTCTACCGCGAAGCCGTTGGACAAAGCGCCTTCTGGCGCCCGCAGGCGAAGTTGGTAGTAGCCGCGCTCGGTGCCGGCGACGCCCAGTCCCGCGGGCGGGGGTGCCGCCAGTTCGACCGCGCGGGCATAGCGACCGTTTTCGAAATAGAAGCGCTCCTGCAGGACCGCTACGCGCACCAGCGCGTCGGTGGCGTCCAGCCGCCGCGCTCGCTCAATCTGTTTGATCCACAGGGGCGTGGCCGCCGCGGCCAGCAACGCGAGGATGGCCAGCGTCACCAACAGCTCCGTCAAACTGAAACCCCAGCCACCCTGGGAGGGAGGGCGTCCCCGCCCTCCCATCACACACACCTGAGGCACGCAACCGGGTCTCATTCCACGTCCTCGCGCCAATAACGCCGAACGGGCGGTTCCGCGGAATCCTCCGGGCAATCGTCGTCCTTCCGGCAAATTTCGATCTCGTCCGGCAATTCGGCGTCCAGCTCGCCGTTCGCCAGCAGCATGAAGCCCACGACGACCGGCGCTCGGGCTCGCGGCCCGGCGGTCCCCAACGCGCCAATCTCGAAGTGCAGTGCTCGTTGCGGAGTCTCCGCCTCTTCAAATCCGGCCGGAACCGCGGTCGTTTCAACATGTCGCACGGACCACTCCACACAGCGGGAAGCGATTCGGCAATAACGGCCGTTCTGCGGCGCATCCAGCCGAAAACGCTCGGCGGACAGCGCCATTGCAACTCCTGTTTCCGCCAGCCGGACCGCCTCTGCGTATTCCCTTGCGTTGCGGACCTGCAGCCATTGCAGCGCTACATCGCCCTTGCCGGCCACGGCCAGCAGCGAAAGCGCCGCCAGCACCATCAGCACCACGGCCAGGACGACTCCGCTCTCGGAATCCTCAATCCTGGCGTGCATTCGCCACCACCTCGCTCGCGCTCACCAGAAGGCGGCGCCTTGCATCATCGAAACTGCGCGCCGCGCGGTCCGCGTAGGTGTAGGTACTCCCGTCCACATGCCCGGTCTCGGGGCTGTCGTGCCGCAACAGCAGCCAGAACCGGACCGCCACGACCCGCGCTCCGGACGGCCTGGACGCCGCCGCATCGACCACCCGGTCCGCCACGCCGTCGCGGTCGGTGTCGAGCGCCAGGCGAACCTGGAAGTCCTCCACGCCCGCCAGGATCTCCTCG
Above is a window of Gammaproteobacteria bacterium DNA encoding:
- the lspA gene encoding signal peptidase II, encoding MKAPRFSALLWVSAGVAVADQIVKWIVAARLDELQRIVVLPFFDLVRWHNTGAAFGLLSSASGWQNAMFLVLGLVLVAFLVSMMRGASKDGDALWGLGLALMTGGAVGNLIDRVARGYVLDFISVHYGGWYFPAFNVADSAITVGVSLVLLYLIQQTRTTSN
- a CDS encoding prepilin-type N-terminal cleavage/methylation domain-containing protein produces the protein MRPGCVPQVCVMGGRGRPPSQGGWGFSLTELLVTLAILALLAAAATPLWIKQIERARRLDATDALVRVAVLQERFYFENGRYARAVELAAPPPAGLGVAGTERGYYQLRLRAPEGALSNGFAVEAVTDLEGPQAGDEQCRVLSVDSTGRRASESADGEDTTDACWP
- the ileS gene encoding isoleucine--tRNA ligase, with protein sequence MPDYRDTLNLPRTAFPMRANLARREPEMLREWESSGRYGRIREHMAGREKFTLLDGPPYANGSIHIGHAYNKVLKDLIVKSKILDGYDAPYVPGWDCHGLPIEVRVERELGHEAAAIDGAAFREACRRYAASQVDGQREDFRRLGVLGEWERPYLTMAARYEANQIRAFAEIFARGHVYRGQKPVHWCLDCGSALAEAEVEYEDKTSIAVDVRFVADDPVDFLARIPGVEASDALLCIPIWTTTPWTLPANRAVVLSDTFDYVLMEAEIDGRTERLILARGLADDALERYGATGARELAALKGAQLAGVNLRHPFYDRLAPVLIADYVTLEAGTGAVHTAPAHGLDDFATCRKAGLPVDNPLGIDGRFRKDTGLVGGLHVEEADKRIPDLLAERGMLLCRESYRHSYPHCWRHHRPLLFTSTPQWFVGLDREGLRDQAAGAIGTVDWYPGWAEQRIAGMVETRPDWCISRSRSWGVPLPLLVDRETGEPHPDSARLMYEIAERMDEKGIEAWFALDPAEMLGDEAERYRKVTDVMDVWMDSGLVHRCVGAEHPEIDNPADLYVEGSDQHRGWFQSSLLTSVAIDGRAPYRAVLTHGFAVDEQGRKQSKSLGNVVDPRDVVDKLGADVLRLWVMTTDYRREMSISPDILTRASDAYRRMRNTARFLLGNLNDFDPARHAVAPENAVDLDLWALRRTRELNESVWKHYRNYEFHPIFQQVHNFCVVDMGNFYLDVIKDRLYTMPADSHGRRSAQTTLWHIGECLARWLAPVLSFTIEEFWKEFPGDRPESVFMSEPHELPDLPECRADWDTLRETRTQVLGVMEEARKAGEVGSSLEAELVVPADDATLPALRELGDELRFVFISAAVELETGEAGQAPLCRASEHPKCERCWHRLPVRPEGEEHAGLCERCVLNVEGEGEERVWA